The proteins below come from a single Neochlamydia sp. AcF84 genomic window:
- a CDS encoding integrase core domain-containing protein: KGVGRIYQQTVIDTYSKVAFVKLYDRKNALVAADMLNDQVIPWFEEQDIRVLRILTDRGTEYCGAREHHEYELYLAIEDIDHSRTKARHPQTNGICERFHQTIQNEFYATAFRKKVFKNVEELQEDVDKWMNEYNNERTHTGKYCFGKTPLQTFLDAKHLAQEKMLDKLQLTEIVPAR; encoded by the coding sequence TAAAGGTGTGGGACGCATTTATCAACAGACAGTGATCGATACCTATTCTAAGGTAGCTTTTGTCAAACTATACGATAGAAAAAATGCGTTGGTAGCAGCGGATATGCTGAATGACCAAGTCATTCCCTGGTTTGAAGAGCAAGATATTCGTGTCTTAAGAATATTGACCGATCGTGGTACAGAGTACTGTGGAGCAAGAGAGCATCATGAGTATGAACTTTATCTGGCCATTGAAGACATTGACCATTCTCGCACTAAAGCTCGGCACCCTCAAACGAATGGAATCTGCGAAAGGTTTCATCAGACCATCCAGAACGAATTTTATGCCACAGCTTTTAGGAAGAAAGTGTTTAAAAATGTTGAAGAATTACAAGAGGATGTGGATAAATGGATGAATGAGTATAATAACGAGAGAACACATACAGGAAAGTATTGTTTTGGCAAGACGCCATTACAAACATTCTTAGATGCAAAACATCTTGCGCAAGAAAAGATGTTAGATAAGTTACAACTGACAGAAATAGTACCTGCCAGGTAA